Proteins encoded within one genomic window of Kibdelosporangium phytohabitans:
- a CDS encoding DUF1648 domain-containing protein, with product MTGLTALLLIVLLAGFALAVPMHMRPTLPFGVQVAAVRAADPAIVRTRRTYLLRVTAVSVIAVVVCVAAYGNALIAGTLANSLVVAHGACYVLAHRRLRETKRAEWWQAEHRYGVTTDTTLRTDPVRVSLLWLTPAVVVMVVTMALGHWDIVIPMAVMTVLMPLAVRLGVRTRPDLDAAQPVGSARRYRVYLRGTGRMLMLLVGATNLTILLGATQSSEPFAAVPSLAVVIVFVAWSVRVGQAGHRLPKLPGEEDEDTGLTQRDDDRRWHLGGLVYLNRQDPAVFVHKRVGIGWTMNLGHPVSWAVLVVLVLVAAMAGLGVVDLPQRENAF from the coding sequence GTGACCGGGCTGACGGCCCTGCTTCTCATCGTTCTGCTGGCCGGTTTCGCCCTGGCCGTGCCCATGCACATGCGGCCGACGCTGCCGTTCGGCGTGCAAGTCGCGGCGGTCCGTGCGGCAGATCCCGCGATCGTGCGGACCCGGCGCACCTACCTGCTCCGAGTCACGGCCGTGTCGGTGATAGCCGTGGTTGTGTGCGTCGCGGCCTACGGCAACGCCCTCATCGCCGGGACCCTCGCGAACTCCCTGGTGGTGGCCCACGGTGCCTGCTACGTACTCGCGCACAGGCGGCTACGGGAGACCAAACGTGCGGAGTGGTGGCAGGCCGAGCACCGCTACGGCGTCACCACAGACACCACCCTCCGGACGGACCCGGTCCGCGTATCGCTGCTCTGGCTGACGCCCGCGGTGGTGGTGATGGTCGTGACCATGGCCCTCGGTCATTGGGACATCGTCATCCCGATGGCGGTGATGACCGTCCTGATGCCTCTGGCGGTGCGACTGGGCGTGCGCACCAGGCCCGACCTGGACGCCGCACAGCCGGTCGGCTCGGCGCGCAGATACCGCGTCTACCTGCGCGGCACCGGCAGAATGCTGATGTTGCTGGTCGGAGCGACAAACCTGACGATCCTACTCGGCGCGACGCAGAGCTCGGAACCGTTCGCCGCCGTGCCGAGCCTCGCGGTGGTCATCGTGTTCGTGGCGTGGTCAGTGCGGGTCGGCCAAGCGGGACACCGCCTGCCCAAGCTGCCCGGCGAGGAAGACGAGGACACGGGACTGACGCAACGTGACGACGACCGGCGCTGGCACCTGGGCGGGCTGGTGTACCTCAACCGGCAGGATCCGGCGGTGTTCGTGCACAAGCGGGTCGGCATCGGGTGGACGATGAACCTCGGCCACCCCGTCAGCTGGGCTGTGCTGGTGGTTCTCGTGCTGGTGGCCGCCATGGCGGGGCTCGGTGTCGTGGATCTCCCGCAGCGGGAAAACGCCTTCTAG
- a CDS encoding TIGR03960 family B12-binding radical SAM protein translates to MSVESVFPKLESLLPKVAKPVQYVGGELNATVKDWDSATVRWALMYPDAYEVGLPNQGVMILYEILNELPDVLAERTYAVWPDLEKLMREHDVPQFTVDGHRPVGAFDMLGVSFATELGYTNLLTALDLAGIPLRAADRTEDHPVVLAGGHSAFNPEPMADYLDAVVLGDGEEAVLDITEVIRTWKAQGRPGGRIELLTRLAERGNVYIPRFYDVGYTPEGELAYTKPNRDRVPERVAKRTTMDLDAWPYPKQPLVPLAESVHERMSVEIFRGCTRGCRFCQAGMITRPVRERSIEGIGEMVRKGLDASGFEEVGLLSLSSADHSEIAQVTKGLADRYEGTNTGLSLPSTRVDAFNVDLANELSRNGRRSGLTFAPEGGSERIRRVINKMVSEEDLIRTVSTAFANGWRQVKLYFMCGLPTETDEDVLQIAHMAKEVIRAGRKAAGRNDIRCTISIGGFVPKPHTPFQWAAQCDPETVDNRLRKLRAEINADRGLARNIGMRYHDGKPSLIEGLLSRGDRRVGRVIERVWREGGRFDGWGEHFSFDRWVTAAKAELEPLGVDLDWFTTRERGENEVLPWDHLDSGLDRQWLWDDWQDALDEQELDDCRWTPCFDCGVCPTMGTTIEVGPTGKKLLPLTPV, encoded by the coding sequence GTGAGTGTTGAGTCCGTTTTCCCGAAGCTGGAGTCACTGCTGCCCAAAGTGGCCAAGCCGGTGCAGTACGTCGGCGGTGAGCTCAACGCGACGGTGAAGGACTGGGATTCCGCCACAGTCCGCTGGGCGTTGATGTATCCCGACGCGTACGAGGTCGGCCTGCCCAACCAGGGCGTGATGATCCTGTACGAGATCCTCAACGAGCTGCCGGACGTGCTCGCCGAGCGCACGTACGCGGTCTGGCCGGACCTGGAGAAGCTGATGCGCGAGCACGACGTGCCGCAGTTCACCGTCGACGGGCACCGCCCGGTTGGTGCGTTCGACATGCTCGGGGTGAGCTTCGCGACCGAGCTGGGCTACACGAACCTGCTGACCGCGCTGGACCTCGCCGGTATCCCGCTGCGCGCGGCCGACCGCACCGAGGACCACCCCGTGGTGCTCGCCGGTGGGCACTCGGCGTTCAACCCGGAGCCGATGGCCGACTACCTCGACGCGGTGGTCCTCGGCGACGGTGAGGAAGCCGTGCTGGACATCACCGAGGTCATCCGCACGTGGAAGGCACAGGGGCGGCCCGGCGGCCGGATCGAGCTGCTGACCAGGCTCGCCGAGCGCGGCAACGTCTACATCCCGCGGTTCTACGACGTGGGATACACGCCTGAGGGCGAGCTGGCGTACACCAAGCCGAACCGTGACCGCGTGCCCGAGCGGGTCGCCAAGCGCACGACCATGGACCTCGACGCGTGGCCGTACCCGAAGCAGCCGCTGGTGCCGCTGGCCGAGAGCGTGCACGAGCGGATGAGCGTGGAGATCTTCCGCGGCTGCACCCGTGGCTGCCGGTTCTGCCAGGCGGGCATGATCACCCGGCCGGTGCGCGAGCGGTCCATCGAGGGCATCGGCGAGATGGTCCGCAAGGGACTGGACGCGAGCGGGTTCGAGGAAGTCGGCCTGCTGTCGTTGTCCAGCGCGGACCACTCGGAGATCGCGCAGGTCACCAAGGGACTCGCCGACCGGTACGAAGGCACGAACACCGGGCTGTCGCTGCCGAGCACCCGCGTCGACGCGTTCAACGTGGACCTCGCGAACGAGCTGTCCCGCAACGGCAGGCGATCCGGCCTGACGTTCGCGCCGGAGGGCGGCAGCGAGCGGATCCGCCGCGTGATCAACAAGATGGTGTCCGAAGAGGACCTGATCCGCACGGTGTCGACGGCGTTCGCCAACGGCTGGCGCCAGGTCAAGCTGTACTTCATGTGCGGGCTGCCGACCGAGACCGACGAAGACGTGCTGCAGATCGCGCACATGGCGAAGGAAGTCATCCGCGCGGGCCGCAAAGCCGCCGGGCGCAACGACATCCGCTGCACCATCTCGATCGGCGGGTTCGTGCCCAAACCGCACACCCCGTTCCAGTGGGCCGCCCAGTGCGACCCGGAGACGGTCGACAACCGGCTGCGCAAGTTGCGTGCGGAGATCAACGCCGACCGCGGCCTGGCCCGCAACATCGGGATGCGGTACCACGACGGCAAACCGAGCCTGATCGAAGGCCTGCTGTCCCGTGGCGACCGGCGCGTGGGGCGCGTGATCGAACGCGTCTGGCGCGAAGGCGGCCGGTTCGACGGCTGGGGCGAGCACTTCTCGTTCGACCGCTGGGTGACCGCGGCCAAGGCTGAGCTGGAGCCGTTGGGCGTGGACCTGGACTGGTTCACCACCCGTGAGCGCGGCGAGAACGAGGTCCTGCCGTGGGACCACCTGGACTCCGGCCTCGACCGCCAGTGGCTCTGGGACGACTGGCAGGACGCGCTGGACGAGCAGGAACTCGACGACTGCCGCTGGACGCCGTGCTTCGACTGCGGTGTCTGCCCGACCATGGGCACGACCATCGAGGTAGGACCGACCGGTAAGAAACTCCTGCCGCTCACTCCCGTGTAG
- a CDS encoding ATP-binding cassette domain-containing protein, with protein MIRVRRLRKVFGGASAAVTAVDDLSFDVVPGAVTGFLGPNGAGKTTTLRMILGLVTPTSGTATISPGETGDKRYADLPNPSSVVGAVLDKSAFHPARTCRDHLGVYARMGGYPDSRVAEVLDLVDATSYAHRQARGLSTGMRQRLNLATALLGDPRVLILDEPSNGLDPEGIAWLRRFLRDLAGQGRTVLVSSHVLSEAEQMVDHVVIIRRGRLVTAGPIADVTKDGNLEQTYLALTGAAA; from the coding sequence ATGATCCGAGTACGGCGGCTCCGCAAGGTGTTCGGTGGTGCGTCCGCGGCTGTCACAGCGGTGGACGACCTCAGCTTCGACGTCGTGCCGGGCGCTGTGACGGGATTCCTGGGCCCGAACGGGGCGGGCAAGACCACCACGCTGCGGATGATCCTGGGCCTGGTCACGCCCACCTCCGGCACAGCGACGATCAGTCCGGGAGAAACCGGCGACAAGCGCTACGCCGACCTGCCGAACCCGTCCAGCGTGGTCGGGGCGGTCCTGGACAAGTCCGCGTTCCACCCGGCCCGCACCTGCCGCGACCACCTCGGTGTGTACGCGCGGATGGGCGGCTACCCGGATTCACGCGTGGCCGAGGTGCTCGACCTGGTCGACGCCACCTCGTACGCCCACCGCCAGGCCCGTGGCCTGTCCACCGGGATGCGGCAGCGCCTGAACCTGGCAACGGCGTTGCTCGGCGATCCGCGGGTGCTGATCCTCGACGAACCCAGCAACGGCCTCGACCCGGAAGGCATCGCGTGGCTGCGCCGGTTCCTGCGTGACCTGGCCGGGCAGGGGCGCACGGTCCTGGTCTCCAGTCACGTCCTGAGCGAGGCCGAGCAGATGGTGGACCACGTGGTGATCATCAGGCGCGGCCGTCTGGTCACCGCAGGGCCGATCGCGGACGTGACCAAGGACGGCAACCTCGAACAGACCTACCTCGCACTGACGGGAGCCGCAGCATGA
- a CDS encoding ABC transporter permease, whose translation MTSMTALLSAEAHRLSSTRLRLWGLLAAVTTGGFVFLLAMVGPENFDPPMPGLATAAGTQMLLGMASLLAFVPALLGTTAVTAEYRHQTITFTYLFAPRRGTVLAAKLGVYAAAGFAYGLIVAVIAGAGLVVTASVHGISLGLPTGELVGMLVRLVVMMTVYTLIGVAVGALLRNQVTALVALGGYFYLGETLLLLIPGVNTIYPFLPGGASAGLTGFTFLAGAVAQTGISAPQLLSAPFGALVLLGYVTVAAVVAFTTSLRRDVT comes from the coding sequence ATGACGAGCATGACCGCGTTGCTGAGCGCGGAGGCGCATCGCCTGTCCAGCACCCGGCTGAGGCTGTGGGGCCTGCTCGCCGCGGTGACCACCGGCGGGTTCGTGTTCCTGCTGGCGATGGTCGGGCCGGAGAACTTCGACCCGCCGATGCCCGGCCTGGCCACCGCGGCGGGCACGCAGATGCTGCTGGGGATGGCCAGTCTGCTGGCGTTCGTCCCGGCGCTGCTGGGCACGACGGCCGTGACAGCCGAGTACCGGCATCAGACGATCACGTTCACGTACCTGTTCGCGCCGCGACGCGGCACGGTCCTGGCAGCGAAGCTCGGCGTCTACGCCGCCGCCGGGTTCGCGTACGGGCTCATCGTGGCGGTCATCGCGGGAGCCGGACTTGTCGTCACCGCGTCGGTGCACGGCATCAGCCTCGGGCTGCCGACGGGTGAACTCGTCGGGATGCTGGTCCGGCTGGTGGTCATGATGACCGTGTACACGTTGATCGGCGTGGCAGTCGGGGCTTTGCTGCGCAACCAGGTGACCGCGCTGGTGGCACTGGGCGGCTACTTCTACCTGGGCGAGACGCTCCTGTTGTTGATACCCGGCGTGAACACGATCTACCCGTTCCTGCCCGGCGGCGCCAGCGCGGGGCTGACCGGCTTCACGTTCCTGGCCGGCGCCGTCGCGCAGACAGGCATCTCCGCGCCACAGCTGCTGTCGGCTCCTTTTGGCGCGCTCGTCCTGCTCGGCTACGTCACGGTCGCCGCGGTGGTCGCGTTCACCACGTCGCTGCGCCGTGACGTCACCTAA
- a CDS encoding GntR family transcriptional regulator yields the protein MELTLDLDSDVPIYQQIRDRVLEAIAEGLLTEGDPLPSTRQLAADFGINFLTVSKAYDQLKQQGVIRINRKSGAVVRRDPNTGPPEPGFIDDWDSRMRVMLAEAAVQGFTRSDLVKRVKTLLDQYEGVHP from the coding sequence ATGGAGCTGACACTGGACTTGGACAGCGATGTGCCGATCTACCAGCAGATCCGGGACCGGGTCCTGGAGGCGATCGCCGAGGGTCTGCTCACCGAAGGCGACCCGCTGCCGTCGACCAGACAGCTGGCCGCGGATTTCGGGATCAACTTCCTGACCGTGAGCAAGGCCTACGACCAGCTCAAACAGCAGGGCGTGATCCGGATCAACCGCAAGAGCGGCGCCGTGGTGCGCCGTGACCCGAACACCGGGCCGCCGGAGCCGGGCTTCATCGACGACTGGGACAGCCGGATGCGCGTCATGCTCGCCGAGGCCGCCGTGCAGGGCTTCACCCGGTCCGACCTGGTGAAACGGGTCAAGACACTGCTGGACCAGTACGAGGGGGTGCATCCGTGA